The sequence ATTTAAAAATCATCGCCATATTTTTTATTCTATTCTTTTTTAATCTAAATACAGCATCTGGATGGTATGATGAGACCCATCTTGCAATTGCAAAGGCTGCTGGATATTCTAAATGGTATAACGCTGTCGGGGCTGATATTGCAAAATTAAAGGCAGGAAGTATAGAGTCTTATAACCATTATTTTAATAACAATAACGAGCTTGAAGTTACCCCGGAAATGGTTATGTCACAAATAGCTAAATATAACAATCCTTCAGATAAAGAAGGTCATCTTTATGGAGCTATTATTGCTTCTCTACGTGGATATAATGAAACCAAAAAAGCCGGTAAATATGCTGAATATCACATTGCTTTATGCGCTCATTATGTAGGTGATTTATCACAACCCATGCATAACATACCATATGATGATTTTAATAGAAACCATCATGATATAAACGATGGCATTGTTGAGGCTGAAGTTTTAAAAAAAATAGCAAGCATAGAAAAATATGTATATCAAATTAATTTGAGGTCGTACTTCTTTGAGGAAGACTTATCAAAAGAGATTGCACGCATAGCTAACCTTTCGAGAAAATTGGGGCAAAAATTAAAAGCAGAAAATAGGGATATGACAGAAGAAGAAGCTTATATACAGCTTGGGCATAGCGTTTCTTTATTAAGGGCAATTTTAAAATATCTCGGGAAAATTAAATAAAAAAAGTACACGTATAATTGCCTATTTTTTCCAGAACTGAGGAATAAATAATATTAATACAGTATAGATTTCGAGTCTACCTGTAAACATACAGAAAATAAGTATCCATTTTCCAATAATAGGAATAGATGCAAAGTTTTCAGAAGGACCGGCAATACCAAAGGCTGGTCCAACGTTACTCATTGCTGAGATGACAGTGGTTGATGATGTAATGATATCGAGTCCTGTTGCGGCCATCGCAATTGTAGCTATTGTGCATATTCCTAAAAATAAAAAAACAAATCCCCATATGCTTCCAAGGATTTCCTTATCAAGAAACTTTTCATCAATCTTTACAGCAGTAATAGCTCGAGGATGTATTAATTGATACATTTCTCTGAAACCCTGTTTAATCATAAGTAAAATTCTTATCTGTTTGATTCCACCTCCTGTTGACCCTATCATGCCCCCGAAAAACATCAACAATATAAGCAACACCTGTGCAAATGGAGCCCACTGCTCATAATCTGCTGTAGCATATCCTGTAGTAGTCATAATAGATGCAACCTGAAAAAGGGAATATCTTAATGAATCAGTAATTGAGTTGTAAGAATTTTTCCATAAAAAAGCGGCTATAAGCAAAACGCTGATTATTGTGACAGAAATGTAAAATCTGAATTCATTACTTCTCCATAATCTTAAAAAATCACCTTTGAATACATAAAAATAAAGCGAATAATTAACTCCTGCAAAAAGCATAAATATACTCGTTATATATTCTATAGAAGGGTTTCTAAAATAAGCAATGCTGGCGTTCTTTGTTGAAAATCCTCCTGTTGCCATTGTAGTAAATGCATGACATATGGAGTCATATAAATCCATTCCTGCTGTAAAAAGTAGTGACGCATCTGTAACAGTAAGGACTATATAGATTATCCACAATGCTTTAGCTGTATCAATTATTCTTGGTCTTAGCTTATCAACATTTATCTCAGGCACTTCTGCCTTAAAAAGTTGCATTCCTCCTGTTCCAAGTAAAGGCAATACAGCAAGTGCAAATACGATTATACCCATACCTCCTATCCACTGTGTCATACACCTCCAGAAAAGAATACCTCTGGGAACAGCCTCAATATCTGTAATTACAGATGCACCCGTTGTAGTAAATCCAGCCATTGATTCAAAATAAGCATCAGTAAATGAACTTAAGGTTCCAGATAAAATAAATGGAAGACATCCAAAAAGGGAAATGGCTGTCCAAGTAAGAGCCACAATAATAAATGCCTCACGGTGTCTTACATCATCTCTTCTATGTTGTCTTGTAGGAAGATAAAGAATAATACCAGAAAAAAACGTTATAGCAAATGATACTAAAAGTATGATTGTATCCTGTTGATGCTGAATAAATGATACAAGTAAAGGCAATATCATAAAAAATGAGAGAAAAATAAGGACAAAACCAATAAAGTAAAGTATTACCTTAATATTCATAGAGAACTCTGCTCCTATGGTTGTCATTATTTGGCTTGTATGTCCAGAAAGCTTTCGGGATGGATTTTCTGATCAATCTTATCACCGAAAATAGTAACCACGGATCTGGCAATGACAGAATAAAATATTTTAAATATTTTTTAAGATCTTTGAGAATTAATAGCATAAAAGGATACGATCATATAAGGATTTTTTCTACATCCTTTATTGATTCCCGGAGAGTGAATATTATTAACTTATCACCTTCGATGATTTTATCAGAACCTGAAGGTATTATAACTTCTTCCCCTCTAATAATCGCTCCAATAATTGATTTATCTGGCTGCGTTTGATCGAGTGTTTTTCCCAGAAGAGGTGAAGTCTTGCCGATTCTTCCTTCGATAATTTCTGCTTTTGCTTCTGCTATGGCTGTTAATGACAAAATATCTCCTTTTCTCACATAACGGAGAATCGTACTTGCTGTAATAAGTCTTGGACTAAGGACAGATTGAAGTCCAAGGCTATGTGCTAAAAGCATATAATCTGTTTTGTTTACAACCGCTATAGTCTTTTTTGCACCCAATTTTTTTGCAAATAATGAAACCATTATATTTAATTCATCATTATTTGAGGCTGCTATGAAAGCATCCATATCACCAACATTCTCTTCGATTAGTATTTTTTGCTCTGTTCCGTCTCCATGAAGTACCAAAGTTTTTCTGAGGTTTCTTGTAAGAAACTTACACCTATCTAAGTCTTTTTCGATTATCTTAACATCTGCCTTTTGTTCTATTGCTGAAGAAATATAATATCCTGTACGGCCTCCACCTAATAACATAACTCTTTTAATGGGTTTTCTTGACATTCCCAAAAGGGTCAGTGTATCTTCTATTTCTTCTTTTTTAATAGGAATATATATGATATCAGAAGCTCTAATTACATCACTCCCTTTAGGTATTATAGTTTTGTCTTCTCTAAGAATAATGCCTATGAGAATCTTTTTATTTAGTGTCATCCCAAGCTTTCTAAGTGATTTGTCTATCAATGAAGAGCCTTCGGGTATCTTAAATCCTATAACTTTTACAAGACCACCTTCAAACTCTTCGATATCTGTTGCCTGAGGAACTTCAAGAATTCTCATTACTGCCTTTGCAAGCTCAAGCTCAGGATTAATAGCAGGGTCTATATCAAGATTTTCTCTACTCAGTAGCTTTTCATTGTAAAAATACTCTGGATTCCTGATACGAGCAATTTTCCTCGGTATACCAAACATTGCTTTTGCAAGCAAACATGCAATCATATTTGTTTCATCTTTATCTGTAACTGCCAGTATTATGTCTGCTTTATCTGCCTCTGCTTCTCTTAGAGTTGAAGGGCTGCCACCTTCGCCTTCAACTACTGCAACATCTATATCTTCAACAATTCTTCTTAGTTTTTCCTTATCTTTATCTATTACTATAACGTCAATTACCTCTCGAGAGAGAAATTTTGCAATCTGATAGCCGACTTCTCCTGCTCCTACAATAATCACGCGCATGGCAAATTATATCATATTCATAAACTTTAAAAAAAAGGCTTTATATCTTGTGAATTATAATTACAAAAGATATAATTCTTTGTTTATGAATATACTTGAACAAAAAATTAAAGAGAAAATCAATAAAGAAGGTCCTATAAAATTTGCGAAGTTTATGGAGATGTCTCTCTATGAACCAAGTCTTGGCTATTACACCTCAGAGAAGACCTATATTGGTAAAGCAGGTGACTTTTACACAAGCCAGCATGTCCATCAGATATTCGGCACCATGATTGGAAGGCAAATTGAAGAGATGTGGAGAATTATGGAAAAACCTTCTGAGTTTTTTATTATCGAACCTGGGGCAGGCATGGGTTATCTGTGCAAGGATATTATGGATTACCTCAATAAAAGGAACATAATTGAAGCATTTACCTATTTAATCATTGAAATAAATCCTTCATTATATGAAAAGCAAAAGAAGCTTCTCGCTTGTTTCTTCGATAAAGTTAAATGGTTACGATCTATTATTGAAATTAATGGATTAAAGGGCTGTGTAGTTTCAAACGAACTACTTGACTCATTCCCTGTTCATATTATAGTTATGGAAGATGAATTAAAAGAGATCTATGTCGGTTTCCAAGACAACGTATTCAAAGAAATTCCCACAGCTCCGGTAGATGAATCTTTAATTAATTACATAAATGAATTCTCAATTGACATTCAAAAAGGTTACAGAACAGAAATAAATCTTAAAATAAAAGAATGGCTTTTGGCTCTTAATAAAGCTATTTCTGAAGGTTTTATTATAACAATAGATTACGGCTATTCTGCACGAGACTATTACAGCGAAGAAAGAAACAGGGGAACATTGCTATGCTATCACAAGCATCAGTTAAGCGAGAACCCTTATGAAAATATAGGCGAACAGGACATAACAGCTCATGTCAATTTCTCTTCAGTCAAAAAATGGGGAGAGGAACTCGGTTTCAAGACTTTAGGATTCTGTCAACAGGGGACGTATCTCGTGAGCCTCGGAATTGATGAAATGATTCGAGAACTTTTTCAACAATCGCATGATTATCTATTTGAGATTGCAAAAATAAAAAGGCTTATATTGCCAGGAACTATTGGCGAAACACATAAGGTCATGATACAATATAAAGGTAATAAAGATCCATCTTTACGTGGATTTATGCTTAGAAATCAGAAAGATATACTATAAAATATAATAATTTGCTTTATCTTTATAGATTAACATATTGATATTAAACAAAATAATCACTTATTTTTCGATATTTTAATGCACCTATAACTGATGGTTTAATTAATATTTTATCCATATAATAACATAAAATAATTTAATAAAATCATAGAGTTAAATATAATTTTCTAATTTACTTATGCTTTTAATCGCATCCTGTGGGGTATGTGCTTCTACTGTATAAATTAACCCCTTCTTGTCCTTTAACATATCAAACAATGTCTCAAAATCAAATGTTCCGTCACCTATTGCATTATGGTCATCTGCTGTCTTGTAATTGTCATGAAGGTGAATTTCTATAATATAATATTGCAATTGTTTCATCCATTCATTAAGAGACACTTGAGAAAAAAGATTAAAATGCCCAGTATCAAAGCATAAACCGAAATGTTCAGAACCAAGTTTTTCCATCATCAACCTTAAATTCTAAGCTTTCCTCGAGCCAAATATCGACTCTTTTAGCATATTTCCATTTTTCATATCCAGAGTGAAAGACTATAACTTTAGGATTCAATATTTCGGCTATCTCAAAAACCTGTGAAAACCTTTCCATAGTTACATTTCTAATTTTATTATCTACTGCTCCAGGCGAAAGATCCATAAAAGGAGCGTGCAAACTGAGAGAGGGTTTATAATCAAGTCTCTTCTTTAATTCTTTAATATCATTATCTCTTAAAGAATCAAGTGAATTGGATGAGAGATAGATTTCAAGATTTATTCGATTTTCTTTGATAAATGAGAAATATTCTCCTATTTTAATATAGGGGACATGAACATGAGGACTGACCATTAATTTTTGGCAGATGTCTCTGCTTTCTGCTTTTTATCTGTATCAGGTTTACGTTTATCCTCTGTGTGTTTCTCCTCAGGCTTTTTCTTTTCAGCACGTGCATAATCAGTTACATACCAACCAGTGCCTTTAAGAACAAATGAAGTCTGCGATATGAGTTTGTGCATATGCCCCCCACAGTCGGGACATGTTTTTATGGGTTCTTCATTGAATTTCTGAAAAACTTCACAATGTTTTCCGCAGTTACTACATTCATATTCGTATATTGGCATTCCTATCAACCTCCATAATAAAAAACAATTTTATTATAACATATTAATTTCTATATCCAGCGGTAATTCTGCTAACCCATATCATTCATAAATTTTTGAATATAGACAGGACATAGTATTTAAGCGGATTTATTTTGCCGATATTCAAATACATCCCACTTAGTCCCCCCTTAGCAAGTGGGGAATTAAAGGGAGGTGAGGCGAAATATCTCGGAGGTCAAAGATCGACAATGAGCGTAAATACAGGGCGTTCTTAGTTATAGCTGTTGGAAAAATAATTGCATTTTGCTAAAGAAATTTTTTGATATGTTTGGGAATACAGAAAATTCTTTTATGCGCATCTGTATCATAATACAAAAGATTTGATAATTCCCTCTCTATTATTCTTTTATTAATAACCCTAAAAGATACTGTTTGGGGATTATATTTTGCAGATCCGATGATAAACGCCCATTGCGTAGCAAAGCTTGGAATATATTCATAATAAAAAACTGCCTTTGCAAATATTTCACTTAAAATATTAAACAATTTAAACGAGATTGTTGTTCCTGTCTCAGAGACATTTGTAGCATGTGTAACAAAAAGACCATCTGCTTTAAGAGCCTTTTTAATGTAAGTATAAAATTTCTTCGTATATATCATTTTAGCAGGACCTCCTTCGACAGGGTCACTGATATCTGCAATGATTACATCATATGTATCTCTGACTCTTTTAACATACTCCATCGCATCGTCAAAAATTAAGTTTACCTTTTTATCATTAAATGAATTATTGTGCCATTTTTTAAGATGTTTTTTACACAAATCAACAAATTCTTTATCTATATCTATCATATCAACTTTACTGACTGTTATATGTTTTAACACCTCTCTCAATGTCGCACCCTCTCCGCCTCCGAGTATCAATATATTTTCAGGTTTTGGATGCAATATCATAGCCGGGTGCACAAGTGTTTCATGATATATAAACTCATCTCTTTCAGATGACTGAATCTTTTTGTCAAGAACTACAACAGTTCCAAATTCGTAAGTTTTTAATATTTTCACGTGCTGATACTTCGTCTTCTTTGATAATATATAATCTTTTACACGATGGTATATCCATCTATTTTTGCTGTCCTTATCGATAAACCATATATTCCTTTCCATTTTTAAAATACCACTGAATCGAATTTATTTATCTTTTCACCACATCAACTTCTTTTGCATCAACTTCTGATACAAATCTTTTGTCATAAATGCCTGCTTATGTATTTCTGGATCATAATACTTTGTGTTAATTGAGAAGCTATTTCTAACTTCTCTTGGATTAATTTTTTTTGATGCAACTGCAAAAGCCCACCAATTACCAGGATACGTTGCAATCGGAGCAGTATATAAATCTACTATAGGGAAAATATGTTTCAATGTTTCCTGCATTTCGATAACCATATCTTTATGAAAATGTAATGACTCTGTATGACTAACAAATAATCCTTCAGATGAAAGACTATCTTTCACAGAATAAAAAAAATCATCAGTGAACAGACTCCTTGCAAATCCAATAATATCGGTCGAATCAATAATAATTGCATCAATATCAGTATTTTTCTTTTTCTTCAAAAATTCTGCCCCATCCATGATATTTAATTCCACTCTGGGGTCGTCAACACCTGAGGATATAGTTGGAAAAAATCTCTTTGAAACATTAATTACTTCTTCATCAATTTCAACAAAATAGACTTTTTCAACTGTTTTATGTTTTAGAACCTCTCTTACTACTCCTCCATCTCCACCACCGATTACAATAACCTTTCTTGGATTAGGATGTGCATGCATTACAATATGAGTCAGCATCTCATGATAAAAGAACTCATCCCTTTCTGTTAGTTGCACAACGTCGTCAAGAATCAGCATTCTCCCAAAATAGGGGTTTCTTATAACCATAATTTCTTGAAATTTACTTTTCCCTGTGTATAATATCTCTTCAACATCATATAAATATTCAACCGGTGCATAAGGAGCTTTTTCTGTAAACTTAATCATATTTATCCTCTCTTCTATATAAGAATTGTTTTTGGTATACAAAATCCATTAAATTCAGAAGCATATGATACAGTGTATGCTCCACCTGACAATATAAGCATTAAATTGCCAATATTGGGTTCTGGCAGAATAACATTTTTATCAATCACATCAAAGCTATCACAACTCGGGCCTGCTATGGTCCATGATTTTTTTCCTCTTACATTTTTATCAGTTTCCACAATATAGGTATATTTTATACCACCTATACTTTCCATTAGCCCATTGAAAACACCAACATCAATATATAACCACTCTCCGTCACCTCTTCTCGCTTTACCAATTACCGAAGTGACCATTATTCCAGCATCTCCAATAACGGCCCTGCCTGGTTCAATATGAATATCAATGTCTTGTGGAAATCTATCATATATAAGTTCATTTATATTCCTTTCTATAGCTTCAATACTCAAAACATCTCTTGTATAACGTATTGGATAGCCTCCACCAATATTTAAAAGTCTTAAAACAATATTCTTTTTTGCTGCCATGTTCCATAAAGTCTCTGCTTTATCAAGTGCTATATTCCAGTTATACATATTTGTACATTGGGAACCAACATGGAAAGTGATCCCTGTTGGCTTGAGCTTTTTTTCTTTTGCATACTTTAAAAGTTCAAGAGCATCATCAAGTTCTACACCAAACTTCTTACTCAAAGGCCATTCACTTCCTTCATTGGGAACAGATAATCTCACATACACATTACATCCTGGAATATATTTTACAAGCTTATCTACCTCCTCTGGAGAATCGAAAGCAAAATACTTAATGCCATACATTGAAGCCTTTTTCAGAAACTTTAAAGATTTTACAGGATTGCTCGAAATAATTTTATCTGGTTTTACTTTCAATGCTGCAAGTACCTCGAGTTCACCCTCAGACGATATCTCAAAGCCCATTTTTAGCTTGTTTAAAAATCTAAGAACCTCAATATCCGGGTTTGCCTTAACAGCATAAAATACTTTTGAATTTAATATGCTGCTTCCGATCATAAATACTTTTTCTTTTAACTTTTCTGAGTCTATAATTAAATAAGGTGTTTCTTGTGTTGTATGGTCAAGATATTTGAGAGTCTTGAATAATGTTGATTCAGATACTATTTTTGCGTGGAACTTATCTACCTTAAAAGTTCTAAGCATATTAACTCCATCTAATGAGCTTTCCTGGCTTTCAGAAGTTTTTTTGCTGTAATACGCACTCCCTCTGATACATTTTTATTCTTTTCCACCAGAGCAAGGTCTCTTGTTCGTAATTCAGATACAAGATTAACTGCTATACTTGCCGGTGTTTTTGGATTGGTCACAAGAGATAAAATAATATTATAATTCTTCATCCACTCTCTCTTTTTAGTTATCTTTCTCAAGGCTTCATCAGATATAGATCTGGACTTTGCGATATTCTCTATCTCAGTTTCGGTTATCTTTGGATTTTCCAGAACAGTGAGTAATACTTCTTTGTTTGGATCTCTTAATAAAATAGATCTAACCTCTTTACCTCCACGTAATGCAAGAAGTATCCTTTCAGAGACACTCAGTTTTTGAATTCTCTGTAGAATAGTCTGTGAACGATCTTCGGCTGTCTTCTGTTCCTTTACTATTTCATATTTTTTCATAACAGGCACTTGAAGAGTTTGAGCTACTATTTGCCTAACTTCGTCAGGTGTATCAGGATGCTCATTCAGTAATTTAAGTATCTCCGGCCTATTCATATTTAATTTTGCAATCTCAGCAAATACTGACGGATCATTAGTTTCATCGAGTAATATTTCTATTAAAACTGGCGATGCTGTAGCTAAATCTACTCCAATTAATAATTTTTCTCCTTCCATACTATAACCTCACCATATAAAGAAAATATTCAACATTTCCTTTTTGTCCGCTAATAGGACATTTAAATACTCCAATAGTTTTTAGACCAAGACTTTCGAAATGTTTCTGTATATCATTTACAGCTTTCAGTCTCTTATCCTCGTCCTTTACAATTCCACCTCTGCCAACTTCTCCTTTGCCAACTTCAAACTGGGGTTTTACCAATGAAAGAACTTCACCATTCCTATTAAGAAAATGTAATACTGCATTAATAACTTTTTTGAGAGATATAAATGATATGTCTATTACAGCCATATCAATATTTCTATTTTTTAGTTCTTCAAAATCTTGACCTCTATATCTTGAGTCTTTATGCCAATCAATCCTGTCAAGATATCTTACATTTGTTCTTTCCATAATGATTACCCTTGGGTCTTTTCTGAGTAACCATGCAAGCTGTCCATAACCAACATCTATACAAAATACCTTTTTCGCACCCATCTTCAATAAACAATCAGTGAAACCCCCTGTTGATGCACCAACATCCATTATGATTCTATTGCTTACATTTATATTAAAAAAGTTTATTGCAGATTCGAGCTTAAGTCCCCCTCTACTTACATAAGGAAAATCTACTTCATTGAGAAATATTTTTGCATCTTCACTTACAGCAGTTCCAGCCTTTGTTATCTTTTCACCATTGACAAATACCTTTCCCTCCAGAATAAGGGCTTTAGCCATTTCTCTGCTTTCGACAAGTCCCCTTGAAACTATAAGTTTATCCAGTCGTTCTTTCAAAATCTGTATACTGGTTCTTTTAGAAAGGAACTAACAATAGATGATATACTGTCTTCATCGAGCCCATAAATTCTTCTCAATTCATTTGTATCACCATGTTCTACAAAGATATCCGGGATGCCCAATCTCTTTAACCTTACATTAAATAGACCCATTTCATTGAAGAGTTCAAGAACGGCACTTCCAAAACCTCCCATAATAACATTGTCTTCAACAGTAATAATTCTCTGAATTAGAGACGCAACTTTTGATAAAAGCTTTCTGTCTAAAGGTTTTATAAATCTTGCATTTATTACCATTGGATTTATTCCTTCTTTCTCAAGCTTTTCAGCAGCTTTTAAAACTGTAAAGACTGTATTTCCTATACCAATCAGGGCTATATCTGTTCCATCTTTAAGAATTTCAGACTCTCCAATCTTGAATAATGACTGAAATTTTTGACTTTCATTGAAAATTGGTATTCTTCCTTTTGGATATCTTATAGCTACAGGACCATTATACTCTAATGCTATTTTTAACATCATTTTTAATTCAAGGGCATCCTTTGGCGCCATTACAACTAAGTTTGGTATATGCCTTAAATAGGACAGGTCAAAAATACCGTTATGTGTAGGCCCATCTTCACCAACAATGCCTGCTCTATCTATAGCAAAGACAACATGAAGTTTCTGAAGACAAATATCGTGGACAATCTGATCATATGCCCTTTGAAGGAATGTTGAATAAATAGCAACAACTGGCTTTAAACCCTGTGTTGCAAGTCCAGCAGCAAATGTTAAAGCATGCTGTTCTGCTATTCCGACATCATAAAATCTATTGGGAAATCTTCTGGCAAAGTAATCGAGACCCGTCCCCTCTTTCATAGCTGCTGTAATCGCAATAATCTTTTCATCTTTTTCAGCAAGGTCTATCAGTGCATCTCCAAACACATCACTATAATTTTGACCTTGAGTTTCAATAGGCTCACCCGTTTCGATTTTAAAAGGTCCTATCCCATGATATATTGAGGGGTTTTTCTCTGAAAATTCATAACCCTTGCCTTTTTTTGTTATTACATGAATTAGGATAGGACTTTGAATATTTTTTATACGCCTTAATGTATCTATTAAAAGTTCAATATTGTGACCATCTATTGGACCAACATATGTGAACCCGAGTTCTTCAAACAGTAATCCTGGTAAAATAAGTCCCTTTAAAACTTCTTCTGTTTTCTGAGCAATCTTTGCTGCCTTCCCACCTAATTTTGGGATTCCCTCAAGAAATGACTTTGTATCTCTTTTGAACTTCTGATATCTTTCAGCAGTAAGTATTCTGTTTAGATAAGCTGAGAGTGCTCCAACATTTGGAGAAATGGACATTTCATTGTCATTTAAAATGACTATCAGGTCTTTTTTGAGACTTCCAGCATTATTCAATCCTTCAAGAGCAAGTCCCCCGGTCATTGCGCCATCACCTATTACTGCTACAATCTTAAAATCCTCTCTGTTTTTATCTCGACCTTCTATAATTCCAAGTGCTGCAGAAATTGATGTAGAACTGTGTCCTGTACCGAAAGCATCGTGCTCGCTTTCATCTCTTCTGGGAAATCCTGAGATACCTTTTAACTTTCTCAAATCTGCAAGTCTCTTGTATCTTCCTGTCAGAAGCTTATGTGTATATGATTGATGACCAACATCCCATATTATCTTATCTCTTGGAGAATCAAAAACATAATGCAGAGATATTGTTAATTCCACCACCCCGAGATTTGATGACAGATGTCCACCATTTCTTGAGATTCGATATATCAGGGTATCCCTTATCTCTTTAGCAAGTATTTTGAGTTCTGATATTGAAAGTTTCTTTAAATCTAAAGGTGATTCTATATTTTCAAGATACATCATGCTTTCCTTTCATATAGATAAATTGCTAACTTCCTCAAAATATCTGCTTTATGTGAAAATATACTGAGGGAGTCTATAGCAGTTGTTATTAAATCCTTAGCCCTGTTACGAGATCCTGTTATGCCAAGGACTGCCGGATATGTCATCTTCTTTTTCTTTATGTCAGAACCTGCTGTTTTACCTAAAGTGTCTGTAGTCCCTTCAATATCCAGTATATCATCAATAATCTGAAAAGCAAGTCCTAAATTGGTGCCATAGTCTGTAATTGCCTTTATCTGCATCTTATCTGCATTTGCAAGTAAAGCTCCAATCTTTACTGAAGCTGTAATTAGAGCTGCTGTTTTATGCTTATGAATAAATTGGACCTTGTCTTCATCAGGTTTATCATTTTCAGAGATTATATCCTGAGCCTGACCTCCAACCATTCCATGAATACCTGCAGCTATTGCAACTTCACGAATTACTTTTATTAGCGTTGTGGGTTTTATTATAGTAAAGTCAGTATTTTTTTTTACCATCATATAAAAAGCCTCCGTAAGGAGTGCGTCTCCTGCAAGGATTGCCATTGCTTCTCCAAAAACCTTATGATTTGTTCTTTTTCCACGTCTCAGGTCATCATTATCCATTGCGGGCAAATCATCATGTATAAGGGAATATGTATGTATAAGCTCAAGTGCTGCTGCTTGAGGAATTATATTTTTAGATTTTCCTCCACATGCCTCATGAGAAGCAAATGCAAGTATAGGTCTTACTCTCTTCCCACCAGCAAATAATGAATATGTTATTGAACGATGGAGTATAGAAGGTTCAAATATAGTATCAAAATAAGATTTTAAATATGAGTCAATTAATTCACGCTTTTCTCGTAAATAAGCTTTTATGTCCATTTTATCTAAAAATCACTCCCATTCGATTGTACTTGGAGGTTTTGAACTGATATCATAAACTACCCTGTTTACACCTCTTACTTCATTAATGATTCTGTTTGAAATCCTTTCCAGAATATCATATGGAATTCTGACCCAGTCTGCAGTCATACCATCAAGACTGTGGACAGCTCTAACAGCTATTACGTTTTCATATGTTCTTTCATCTCCCATAACACCAACACTCTTAACAGGTAAAAGTACCGCAAATGCCTGCCACATCTTTTTATACAACCCTGCTTTTTTTATTTCTTCAAGAACAATTGTATCAGCTTTTCTTAATATATCACATCTTTCCTTT comes from Nitrospirota bacterium and encodes:
- a CDS encoding TrkH family potassium uptake protein, with protein sequence MNIKVILYFIGFVLIFLSFFMILPLLVSFIQHQQDTIILLVSFAITFFSGIILYLPTRQHRRDDVRHREAFIIVALTWTAISLFGCLPFILSGTLSSFTDAYFESMAGFTTTGASVITDIEAVPRGILFWRCMTQWIGGMGIIVFALAVLPLLGTGGMQLFKAEVPEINVDKLRPRIIDTAKALWIIYIVLTVTDASLLFTAGMDLYDSICHAFTTMATGGFSTKNASIAYFRNPSIEYITSIFMLFAGVNYSLYFYVFKGDFLRLWRSNEFRFYISVTIISVLLIAAFLWKNSYNSITDSLRYSLFQVASIMTTTGYATADYEQWAPFAQVLLILLMFFGGMIGSTGGGIKQIRILLMIKQGFREMYQLIHPRAITAVKIDEKFLDKEILGSIWGFVFLFLGICTIATIAMAATGLDIITSSTTVISAMSNVGPAFGIAGPSENFASIPIIGKWILIFCMFTGRLEIYTVLILFIPQFWKK
- the trkA gene encoding Trk system potassium transporter TrkA, which gives rise to MRVIIVGAGEVGYQIAKFLSREVIDVIVIDKDKEKLRRIVEDIDVAVVEGEGGSPSTLREAEADKADIILAVTDKDETNMIACLLAKAMFGIPRKIARIRNPEYFYNEKLLSRENLDIDPAINPELELAKAVMRILEVPQATDIEEFEGGLVKVIGFKIPEGSSLIDKSLRKLGMTLNKKILIGIILREDKTIIPKGSDVIRASDIIYIPIKKEEIEDTLTLLGMSRKPIKRVMLLGGGRTGYYISSAIEQKADVKIIEKDLDRCKFLTRNLRKTLVLHGDGTEQKILIEENVGDMDAFIAASNNDELNIMVSLFAKKLGAKKTIAVVNKTDYMLLAHSLGLQSVLSPRLITASTILRYVRKGDILSLTAIAEAKAEIIEGRIGKTSPLLGKTLDQTQPDKSIIGAIIRGEEVIIPSGSDKIIEGDKLIIFTLRESIKDVEKILI
- a CDS encoding SAM-dependent methyltransferase → MNILEQKIKEKINKEGPIKFAKFMEMSLYEPSLGYYTSEKTYIGKAGDFYTSQHVHQIFGTMIGRQIEEMWRIMEKPSEFFIIEPGAGMGYLCKDIMDYLNKRNIIEAFTYLIIEINPSLYEKQKKLLACFFDKVKWLRSIIEINGLKGCVVSNELLDSFPVHIIVMEDELKEIYVGFQDNVFKEIPTAPVDESLINYINEFSIDIQKGYRTEINLKIKEWLLALNKAISEGFIITIDYGYSARDYYSEERNRGTLLCYHKHQLSENPYENIGEQDITAHVNFSSVKKWGEELGFKTLGFCQQGTYLVSLGIDEMIRELFQQSHDYLFEIAKIKRLILPGTIGETHKVMIQYKGNKDPSLRGFMLRNQKDIL
- a CDS encoding sugar phosphate isomerase/epimerase, with protein sequence MEKLGSEHFGLCFDTGHFNLFSQVSLNEWMKQLQYYIIEIHLHDNYKTADDHNAIGDGTFDFETLFDMLKDKKGLIYTVEAHTPQDAIKSISKLENYI
- a CDS encoding zinc ribbon domain-containing protein, which encodes MPIYEYECSNCGKHCEVFQKFNEEPIKTCPDCGGHMHKLISQTSFVLKGTGWYVTDYARAEKKKPEEKHTEDKRKPDTDKKQKAETSAKN